The proteins below come from a single Lineus longissimus chromosome 5, tnLinLong1.2, whole genome shotgun sequence genomic window:
- the LOC135488565 gene encoding uncharacterized protein LOC135488565, which produces MPELGSEAGEGGGESTQTAITASLTELRAAKAKFKTAFTKARRHLIETTREEEANRDDILEANRKVDKTQDTVMQTLEKIVAAYEKLGQQENVERTLSEMDKMESEFSETQASVERFFDTFSRVGPKRDNIRNSVVEETCTSASGDVHDVRPTLGHDIWRQLKRVDVPKFTGNVKTYSNWNAAFTACIDKAPATPEYKLLQLREHLSGDALKLIESLRHSPAAYEAAKERLERKYGGDRRQINLQLEELTNFPPLRPGKPGDIERFSDILDLTMINLKESGLLGDLDSKLLYSVMMRKMTEGMLTSYQRWVHENNFDESIYALRKFVLREAEYRTVAYEAIHGVGAENQEPKSDSNDRSRQSNRYRESTNRAHFTGTPRNNNNNCELCDQTHGIWACDVFKRLEINKRWEKAKHLALCYRCLGRNHLGSKCERTRECGIDECKETHHRLLHGKRTSVMPARKDTEEKRERDRNHSTVTLKTTDQTNEEKFISMRTVPVIVKNGKRRIKVNAMLDDCSTTTYINADVAAELGLQGEIQKTTVQVLNGKTETFDSMPVQIGLESLNHRIDMNIIAKTTNNVTGDLKAIDWNQYADRYEHLRDIGFPKFGRRDTVDLLIGQDYQELHLSLRDIRGKTADAPMARLTKLGWTCIGAIDGQGSGRQSTNFTRTYFTQSRQIVMDEINQNLRRFWEVEDYRMSEKDFQVLKPEEQAAMETVKNSLTHDGE; this is translated from the coding sequence ATGCCGGAATTGGGAAGCGAGGCgggagaaggaggaggtgagTCAACGCAGACGGCGATCACGGCCAGTCTTACAGAGTTGAGGGCCGCAAAAGCGAAGTTTAAAACAGCATTCACTAAAGCGAGACGACACTTAATAGAAACGACAAGAGAAGAGGAGGCGAATCGTGATGACATCCTCGAAGCGAATAGAAAAGTAGACAAAACGCAAGACACGGTGATGCAAACTTTGGAGAAAATCGTCGCCGCATACGAAAAGTTAGGACAACAGGAAAACGTCGAGAGGACGCTGTCCGAGATGGACAAAATGGAATCCGAGTTTAGTGAAACTCAGGCAAGTGTTGAGAGATTTTTTGATACCTTTAGTAGAGTAGGCCCGAAAAGGGACAACATTAGAAATTCCGTCGTGGAGGAGACATGCACGTCGGCGTCTGGTGATGTACATGATGTTCGCCCAACGTTGGGGCACGACATCTGGAGACAATTGAAACGCGTTGACGTTCCTAAATTTACGGGAAACGTGAAGACATATTCCAATTGGAATGCAGCATTTACGGCCTGTATTGATAAAGCCCCAGCAACACCTGAGTACAAGTTACTGCAGCTTAGAGAGCATCTTTCAGGTGATGCGCTGAAGTTGATTGAAAGCCTGCGACACTCACCAGCTGCGTACGAAGCCGCAAAGGAGAGGCTTGAGAGAAAATACGGAGGTGATCGAAGACAGATCAATTTGCAGTTGGAGGAGTTGACAAACTTCCCGCCCTTACGACCAGGAAAGCCTGGGGATATCGAGCGATTTTCGGACATTTTAGATCTAACGATGATCAACCTGAAGGAGTCAGGATTGTTGGGGGATTTAGATAGCAAACTGCTCTATTCTGTTATGATGAGAAAGATGACAGAAGGAATGTTAACAAGTTACCAGCGCTGGGTGCACGAGAACAATTTTGATGAATCGATCTACGCCCTGAGGAAGTTTGTGTTGAGGGAAGCCGAGTACCGTACCGTCGCATATGAGGCCATTCATGGTGTAGGCGCAGAGAATCAAGAACCAAAGTCAGATTCAAACGACAGAAGCCGACAATCGAACAGATACAGAGAGTCAACAAATAGAGCACACTTCACCGGTACACCACGCAATAATAACAATAACTGCGAGTTATGCGATCAAACCCACGGCATATGGGCATGCGATGTTTTCAAACGATTGGAGATCAACAAACGTTGGGAAAAGGCTAAACATTTGGCTCTTTGTTACCGATGCCTTGGACGAAACCATTTAGGATCAAAATGCGAGCGGACAAGAGAATGCGGTATTGATGAGTGTAAGGAAACACATCACCGATTGCTCCACGGAAAAAGGACATCGGTAATGCCAGCAAGGAAAGACACTGAGGAGAAAAGAGAAAGAGATCGCAACCACAGCACAGTCACGTTGAAAACTACTGATCAAACGAACGAAGAGAAGTTCATTTCTATGCGGACTGTACCAGTAATCGTAAAAAACGGAAAACGAAGGATAAAAGTGAATGCGATGTTAGACGATTGCAGCACAACGACGTACATAAACGCGGACGTCGCGGCAGAGCTAGGACTACAAGGAGAAATTCAGAAGACAACAGTACAGGTCTTAAACGGCAAAACAGAAACATTTGATTCCATGCCAGTTCAGATAGGTCTTGAGAGTTTGAATCATCGTATCGACATGAACATCATTGCAAAGACAACGAATAACGTGACAGGCGATTTGAAGGCAATCGATTGGAATCAATACGCAGACAGATATGAGCATCTGAGAGACATCGGATTTCCTAAATTCGGGAGAAGAGATACAGTGGATTTGCTGATAGGACAAGATTATCAAGAACTACATCTCTCACTTCGGGATATTCGCGGCAAGACAGCAGATGCGCCGATGGCCAGACTGACAAAATTAGGATGGACGTGCATTGGTGCAATAGACGGACAGGGGAGCGGCAGACAGTCTACCAACTTCACACGAACGTACTTCACACAGTCACGCCAGATAGTGATGGATGAGATAAATCAAAACCTACGACGGTTTTGGGAGGTTGAGGACTACAGAATGAGCGAAAAAGACTTTCAGGTTCTGAAGCCAGAAGAACAAGCGgcaatggagacagtgaagaatTCATTGACACATGACGGGGAATGA